The Gossypium hirsutum isolate 1008001.06 chromosome A13, Gossypium_hirsutum_v2.1, whole genome shotgun sequence nucleotide sequence tattttcataataataaatttatctcTCTAATGTTTATAGATTATgtcaatttaattataattctaaaaaaatcaacatatTTAACCCCAACTTTACACATTCAATCAATTTGGTTTTacttcttaaaatttcaaaaaattacttaaaagttcatttttcaatttaaaaattgaaaaccataaccttattaacaattttatttacattttttattatattattaataattattattttataaaaaataaatacttgaataaattttaatatcatttttatttgggAGTGCATCTTAAGACTAATAATATTAAtgggtaaaacaataatttttttaataaaggaaGAAAATAAGCACTTATCAAAACGCTGCTTTTTACCGTTGGTCTTTACTTTTAAGGGAGAAAAAATCTGCATCACACTGAAAGTGAATACGATGAGGATAAAAAAGACAGTTAAAGAAAAAGCAATAGCTCAACCAAAGTTTCTGTTAAACCATACCAATGAATGTACCCAAGTTTGagtacattaaattaaagcaACAAGAAAATATCACCCCAAATGCCACACCAATGCTTTTGTCAAGTTTATATGTTTATTCATATTTTGGTTGCTCTTTTATTCGTCATTTGAACTGACCAAATGGATCAAAGTGATTAGCCAAAGAAGCTTGTGACGATGGTTCACCACCACCACCGCTCGAACCATCCCTCATGTACCCTCCCATGGCCGTCGCCCCATCGAAAATCCCCTGCTGATGTCCCACATGGAATCCAGCTCCATATGGTGCCATCATCATAGACGGTCCATAGTCTATCCCACGCTTCAACATCGGCTCGCTACGCAGCGAAGTCCTTTCGTTCTCATTTTCCCGGTACCTGTTCAAGAATACGGTGAGGGGCTCAACGTAGTCGTCGAAACCCAGCTTTCCCATGGCCCAAAGCACGTCCTCCGCAGTGATGGTCTTGCGTTGCTCGCGTTGGCACCGTTCGTTGGCTTCCCCAGTGATGAAGCTTATGTACTCCGAGACGCATTCCTGGATGGTTTCCTTTGCGTCGTCGGAGATTTTGGCATGCGTCGGAAGGATGCGACGCATGATGCGGATCACGTTGGCTATCGGCATGTATTGATCTTGCTCACGTACCATACACGGCGGAGGCATGGTGTTTGAGTTGGCGGCGTTGCCATTGTTAGCGGCGTTGTTATTGATGATGGTGTTGGTGTTGGTGTTGGAGTTTGAAGAATCGCCATGCATGATGCTCAGCCCTGggtattaattaattaagagCACGCAAAACATCAACGACATTAATTTAAAATAGCTCGCAACAAAGATATTAATtctaataataatttgaaaacaacctccacccctaatATATCTTATAATTAAATCACTTAATTAATCACACACCAATTTAATTACTgaaaaaattaattgtttttatttaaagtaaaaaataataatatgatagtGTCTTCTTATCgtcttatattttcatataaaatctataaaaatataat carries:
- the LOC107920272 gene encoding nuclear transcription factor Y subunit B-9, whose amino-acid sequence is MERGDGFNRFYKHAKSSSGLSIMHGDSSNSNTNTNTIINNNAANNGNAANSNTMPPPCMVREQDQYMPIANVIRIMRRILPTHAKISDDAKETIQECVSEYISFITGEANERCQREQRKTITAEDVLWAMGKLGFDDYVEPLTVFLNRYRENENERTSLRSEPMLKRGIDYGPSMMMAPYGAGFHVGHQQGIFDGATAMGGYMRDGSSGGGGEPSSQASLANHFDPFGQFK